One stretch of Deinobacterium chartae DNA includes these proteins:
- a CDS encoding cyanophycinase: MPEKNEHLAEGNGTLIIIGGHESKEGHKTILGEIARRTQGKRLVIATVASHQPEGYFEKYQEVFGELGVTDLVELYVKDRSEAHLEEKIAAFDNAAGVFFTGGDQLRITSQLGDTPIYSRIFEIYRNGGLVCGTSAGASAMCETMLVGGSGDESHRIGDLQMAPGLGLVRNAVIDQHFAERGRMGRLLGAVAKNPRNLGIGIDEDTAIVLDDHRDFRVIGNGAVYVIDGRDISCSNVAEASSDSVLSIYDVHLHVLSEGDGFDLTTRRPTPARRLERAQGD, encoded by the coding sequence ATGCCCGAAAAAAACGAACACCTCGCCGAAGGTAACGGCACCCTGATCATCATCGGCGGCCACGAGTCCAAGGAGGGCCACAAGACCATCCTTGGCGAGATCGCGCGGCGCACGCAGGGCAAGCGGCTGGTCATCGCGACCGTCGCCTCGCACCAGCCCGAAGGCTACTTCGAGAAGTACCAGGAGGTCTTCGGCGAGCTCGGCGTGACCGATCTGGTCGAACTGTACGTCAAGGACCGCAGTGAAGCGCACCTCGAGGAGAAAATCGCCGCTTTTGACAACGCGGCGGGCGTGTTCTTCACCGGCGGCGACCAGCTGCGCATCACCAGCCAACTGGGCGACACGCCCATCTACTCGCGCATCTTCGAGATCTACCGCAACGGCGGGCTGGTCTGCGGCACCTCCGCCGGGGCCTCGGCGATGTGCGAGACCATGCTGGTGGGCGGCTCCGGCGACGAATCGCACCGCATCGGCGACTTGCAGATGGCGCCGGGCCTGGGCCTGGTGCGCAACGCGGTGATCGACCAGCACTTTGCCGAGCGCGGCCGCATGGGCCGCCTGCTGGGCGCGGTCGCCAAGAACCCGCGCAACCTGGGCATCGGTATCGACGAGGACACCGCCATCGTGCTCGACGACCACCGCGACTTCCGGGTGATCGGCAACGGCGCGGTGTACGTGATCGACGGCCGGGACATCTCGTGCTCCAACGTCGCCGAGGCGAGCAGCGACAGCGTGCTCTCGATCTACGACGTGCACCTGCACGTCCTCAGCGAAGGCGACGGCTTCGATCTGACCACGCGCCGCCCGACCCCGGCACGCAGGCTCGAGCGGGCGCAGGGCGACTGA
- a CDS encoding alpha/beta fold hydrolase, translated as MPWSPALTPAYLPVSGVRTRYLAAGDGPPLVLLHGIGRSLEDWSESVAPLSRHHRVYAPDLIGFGYTDKPDVPYSLPGLARFVAHFLDAVHEARPATLIGNSLGGAVAQRFAVQYPRRCRALVLVGSAGFGREVALGLRALTVPGLGERLLRPGRRNAERVVRALFHDPRFVTDARIRLAQDLAAQPGAARAFLTVLRSLGTWHGVRRAWRDELARRLAAHDLPTLIVWGERDRIVPARHLSAARRLYPRARAHLFPATGHLPQVERASAFSDLISDFLEEHRL; from the coding sequence ATGCCTTGGTCTCCTGCCCTCACACCCGCGTACCTCCCGGTCTCGGGCGTACGTACCCGCTATCTGGCGGCGGGCGACGGCCCCCCGCTGGTCCTGCTGCACGGCATCGGGCGCAGCCTCGAGGACTGGTCGGAGAGCGTCGCCCCGCTCAGCCGCCACCACCGGGTGTACGCGCCCGACCTGATCGGCTTCGGGTACACCGACAAGCCCGACGTGCCCTACAGCCTGCCCGGCCTGGCGCGTTTCGTGGCGCATTTTCTGGACGCCGTGCACGAGGCGCGGCCCGCCACCCTGATCGGCAACTCGCTGGGCGGAGCGGTGGCGCAGCGCTTCGCGGTGCAGTACCCCCGGCGCTGCCGGGCACTGGTCCTGGTGGGCAGCGCGGGCTTTGGCCGTGAGGTGGCGCTGGGCCTGCGCGCCCTGACCGTCCCGGGCCTGGGCGAGCGGCTGCTGCGACCGGGTCGCCGCAACGCCGAACGCGTGGTCCGCGCGCTGTTCCACGACCCGCGCTTCGTGACCGACGCGCGCATCCGGCTGGCCCAGGACCTGGCCGCGCAGCCCGGTGCGGCGCGCGCCTTTCTGACCGTCCTGCGCTCGCTCGGCACCTGGCACGGGGTGCGGCGTGCGTGGCGCGACGAGCTCGCCCGGCGCCTGGCCGCCCACGACCTGCCGACCCTGATCGTGTGGGGCGAGCGGGACCGCATCGTGCCTGCCCGCCACCTGAGCGCGGCGCGGCGCCTGTACCCGCGCGCGCGCGCCCACCTGTTCCCAGCCACCGGGCACCTTCCGCAGGTCGAGCGCGCCAGCGCGTTTTCCGACCTGATCTCGGACTTCCTCGAGGAGCACCGCTTATGA
- a CDS encoding flavin-containing monooxygenase, whose product MTAHHHIAIIGSGFSGLGMALALRRRGHSDFVVFERAGEVGGTWRDNTYPGCACDVKSDLYSFSFAPNPNWSHRYARQPEILEYLRRSADALGVRPHIRFGHELLRAEWDDAASLWRLDTSGGAYTAQHLVSGHGPLIEPRWPELAGLEAFSGPRFHSAQWDHTVKLEGRRVAVIGTGASAIQFVPQIQPLAAQVTVFQRSAPWIMPRLDAPTSPVRRSLFRRCPPLQRLVRQWIFALSEVQHLSFSDPRINRVAEHLARAHLEAQISDPALRRKLTPSYRPGCKRILVSDDYYPALRQPNVELVTEALREVRGNTLITADGAQRRFDVLIGATGFNATRPPIARRIFGQGGRALSDAWDTHMEALHGTTVTGFPNLFLIVGPNTALGHTSIVYIIEAQVHYILQALEFMEREHLQAVWPRAEAQQRYNAALQAKLRTSVWVQGGCSSYYLDAHGRNSTLWPERASRFRATLRRFDPELYHLRLSPQRLPARFAGPGRA is encoded by the coding sequence ATGACCGCGCACCACCACATCGCCATCATCGGTTCCGGCTTCTCCGGCCTGGGCATGGCCCTGGCGCTGCGGCGCCGGGGGCACTCGGACTTCGTGGTCTTCGAGCGGGCAGGCGAAGTCGGCGGGACCTGGCGCGACAACACCTACCCGGGCTGTGCCTGCGACGTGAAAAGTGACCTGTACTCGTTCTCGTTCGCTCCCAACCCCAACTGGAGCCACCGCTACGCCCGCCAGCCCGAGATCCTCGAGTACCTGCGCCGCAGCGCGGATGCCCTGGGGGTCCGGCCGCACATCCGCTTCGGTCACGAACTGCTGCGCGCCGAGTGGGATGACGCCGCGTCCCTGTGGCGCCTGGACACCAGCGGCGGCGCGTACACCGCGCAGCACCTGGTGTCCGGCCACGGCCCGCTCATCGAGCCGCGCTGGCCCGAACTTGCCGGCCTCGAGGCTTTCAGCGGGCCGCGCTTTCACTCGGCGCAGTGGGACCACACGGTGAAACTCGAGGGCCGCCGGGTCGCGGTGATCGGCACCGGGGCCTCGGCGATCCAGTTCGTGCCGCAGATTCAGCCGCTGGCCGCGCAGGTCACGGTCTTTCAGCGCAGCGCGCCGTGGATCATGCCGCGCCTGGATGCTCCTACCAGCCCGGTGCGGCGCAGCCTGTTCCGCCGCTGCCCGCCGCTGCAGCGCCTCGTGCGGCAGTGGATTTTCGCGCTTTCCGAGGTGCAACACCTCAGCTTCTCGGACCCGAGGATCAACCGCGTGGCCGAGCACCTCGCCCGGGCGCACCTCGAGGCGCAGATCAGCGATCCGGCGCTGCGCCGCAAGCTCACCCCCAGCTACCGCCCGGGCTGCAAGCGCATCCTGGTCAGCGACGATTACTACCCGGCCCTGAGGCAGCCCAACGTGGAACTGGTCACCGAGGCGCTGCGCGAGGTGCGGGGTAACACCCTGATCACCGCCGACGGAGCCCAGCGCCGCTTCGACGTGCTGATCGGGGCCACCGGCTTCAACGCCACCCGTCCGCCCATCGCGCGCCGCATCTTCGGGCAGGGCGGGCGGGCCCTGTCCGACGCCTGGGACACCCACATGGAGGCGCTGCACGGCACCACCGTGACCGGCTTTCCCAACCTGTTTCTGATCGTCGGGCCAAACACCGCGCTGGGGCACACCAGCATCGTGTACATCATCGAAGCGCAGGTGCACTACATCCTGCAGGCCCTCGAGTTCATGGAGCGCGAGCACCTGCAGGCCGTGTGGCCCCGAGCGGAAGCGCAGCAACGCTACAACGCCGCGTTGCAGGCGAAACTGCGCACGTCGGTGTGGGTGCAGGGCGGCTGCAGCTCGTACTACCTCGACGCGCACGGCCGCAACAGCACGCTGTGGCCCGAACGCGCCTCGCGCTTCCGCGCCACGCTGCGCCGCTTCGATCCGGAGCTGTACCACCTGCGGCTCAGCCCGCAGCGGCTTCCTGCGCGCTTCGCAGGCCCAGGGAGGGCCTGA
- a CDS encoding SDR family NAD(P)-dependent oxidoreductase, which produces MRPYPVRGGVAVVTGAASGIGRALGVELAARGSHLALIDRDAAGLEAVTSELRARHPDVRVSAHLFDLAHPDSIADLTDAVLRAQRRVTLLINNAGVALGGHFTELTLEEFEWVMSVNFRAVVAMTGAFLPALRCSLDAHVVNVSSVFGLVAPAGQSAYAASKYAVRGFSEALRHELAPRGVGVTVVHPGGIRTAIARNARTASGTDPAQAERGRREIEKVLRMDPAQAARTILNAAERRQGRVLVGHDAALLDVVARLLPGRYWQVLGPLFERGS; this is translated from the coding sequence GTGCGGCCCTATCCCGTGCGCGGCGGCGTGGCGGTCGTCACCGGAGCGGCCAGCGGCATCGGGCGTGCCCTGGGAGTCGAGCTGGCCGCGCGCGGCAGCCACCTTGCCCTGATCGACCGCGACGCGGCGGGCCTCGAGGCGGTCACGTCCGAGCTGCGCGCGCGCCACCCGGACGTGCGCGTCAGTGCGCACCTCTTTGACCTTGCGCACCCAGACAGTATTGCGGACCTGACGGACGCGGTGCTGCGCGCGCAGCGCCGGGTCACGCTGCTGATCAACAACGCGGGTGTGGCCCTGGGCGGTCACTTCACCGAGTTGACCCTCGAGGAGTTCGAGTGGGTGATGAGCGTCAACTTCCGGGCGGTGGTCGCCATGACCGGGGCCTTCTTGCCCGCGCTGCGGTGCTCGCTCGACGCGCACGTCGTGAACGTCTCCAGCGTGTTCGGCCTGGTCGCCCCAGCCGGGCAGAGCGCTTACGCGGCCAGCAAGTACGCGGTGCGCGGCTTCAGCGAGGCGTTGCGGCACGAACTGGCCCCGCGCGGCGTGGGCGTGACGGTGGTGCATCCGGGCGGCATCCGCACCGCCATCGCCCGCAACGCGCGGACCGCGTCGGGCACCGATCCGGCGCAGGCCGAGCGGGGACGCCGCGAGATCGAGAAGGTGCTGCGCATGGATCCCGCGCAGGCTGCCCGCACCATCTTGAACGCCGCTGAACGCCGCCAGGGGCGCGTGCTGGTCGGGCATGACGCCGCGCTGCTCGACGTCGTGGCGCGGCTGCTCCCCGGCAGGTACTGGCAGGTCCTGGGTCCGCTCTTCGAGCGCGGGAGCTGA
- a CDS encoding DUF2171 domain-containing protein, which yields MTMDPSRQLDPSTARSIQTHMEIRTQDGETLGQVDRLEGDYIKVTRDTDGQHHWIPASMIARVDAHVHLNVNLDEARQGWLDQNPGGQA from the coding sequence ATGACCATGGATCCCAGCCGTCAACTCGATCCCAGCACCGCCCGCTCGATTCAGACCCACATGGAAATCCGCACCCAAGACGGCGAGACCCTGGGCCAGGTGGACCGCCTCGAGGGCGATTACATCAAGGTGACCCGCGACACCGACGGGCAGCACCACTGGATTCCGGCCAGCATGATCGCCCGGGTGGACGCGCACGTGCACCTGAACGTGAACCTCGACGAGGCGCGCCAGGGCTGGCTGGACCAGAACCCTGGCGGTCAGGCCTGA
- a CDS encoding DUF2171 domain-containing protein — protein MDNIFSSIREHMPVLDVTETQVGTVDRLEDDRIKLTRDENQRHHWIPLEWVDRVDENVHLKLPLTEITARWQEEHAGKE, from the coding sequence TTGGACAACATCTTCAGTTCTATCCGCGAGCACATGCCGGTCCTGGACGTCACCGAAACCCAGGTGGGTACCGTGGACCGCCTCGAGGACGACCGCATCAAGCTGACCCGCGATGAGAACCAGCGGCATCACTGGATTCCGCTCGAGTGGGTGGACCGCGTGGACGAGAACGTTCACCTGAAGCTGCCCCTGACCGAGATCACCGCGCGCTGGCAGGAAGAGCACGCCGGAAAGGAGTAG
- a CDS encoding DUF2171 domain-containing protein, whose protein sequence is MTGEINPPRPILPGMPVVCDDSSRIGRVVRQHGTHLEVELAGGEHRWLPMTLVSWVDRQVRLHVSPEGAARRWLEHPPRA, encoded by the coding sequence TTGACCGGTGAAATCAACCCGCCCCGTCCCATCTTGCCCGGCATGCCCGTCGTGTGCGACGACAGCAGCCGGATAGGCCGTGTGGTTCGTCAACACGGCACGCACCTCGAGGTGGAACTCGCGGGCGGGGAGCACCGCTGGTTGCCCATGACGCTGGTGTCGTGGGTGGACCGACAGGTTCGGCTGCACGTTTCGCCCGAGGGGGCCGCGCGCCGCTGGCTCGAACATCCGCCCCGGGCCTGA
- a CDS encoding glycosyltransferase family 9 protein — protein MLTAAPRFDGVNKIAVLRPNALGDYIVTVPALEALRAAYPQAEIVLLGKAWHRDFLSGRPGPVDRVEVVPPTPGVGAPEDSVPDTAAQRDFFERMRAERFDLAVQVYGGGRYSNPFTLALGARHTVGSRTPDALPLEVNVPYPFYRHEVLRGLEVAAAAGAAPVVLEPRVAVINSDLEEAARVVAPGKWVVLHPGASDPRRRWPPEKFARVGDALAERGLQVAVTGTGSERPAVEAVVAAMRAPALNLCDRLSLGGLTGLLSRSALVISNDTGPRHLAGAVGTPTVGIYWCGNVINAAPVTAARHAVLFSWQLYCPVCGTDTTRSRCEHDVSFVADVRVEDVLEEAFALLERSGQDAHPIGGPGSSR, from the coding sequence GTGCTGACGGCCGCGCCGCGCTTTGACGGGGTGAACAAGATCGCCGTCTTGCGCCCCAACGCCCTGGGCGACTACATCGTCACCGTTCCGGCCCTCGAGGCGCTGCGCGCCGCCTATCCGCAGGCAGAGATCGTGCTGCTCGGCAAGGCCTGGCACCGCGACTTTCTGAGTGGGAGGCCCGGCCCGGTGGACCGGGTGGAGGTGGTTCCTCCCACGCCCGGCGTCGGAGCACCCGAAGACAGCGTTCCCGACACGGCCGCGCAACGGGACTTTTTCGAGCGCATGCGCGCCGAGCGTTTCGATCTCGCGGTGCAAGTTTACGGCGGCGGGCGCTACTCGAATCCGTTCACCCTGGCCCTGGGAGCCCGGCACACCGTGGGCTCGCGCACTCCCGACGCCCTTCCCCTCGAGGTGAACGTTCCCTACCCGTTTTACCGCCACGAGGTGTTGCGCGGCCTCGAGGTGGCCGCCGCCGCCGGGGCTGCCCCGGTGGTGCTCGAGCCCCGCGTGGCCGTAATAAACAGTGACCTCGAGGAGGCTGCGCGGGTGGTTGCCCCCGGAAAGTGGGTGGTGTTGCACCCGGGAGCCAGCGATCCCCGGCGGCGCTGGCCTCCCGAGAAATTTGCGCGGGTGGGAGACGCCCTGGCCGAGCGCGGCCTGCAGGTGGCGGTCACCGGGACCGGTTCCGAGCGCCCGGCGGTGGAGGCGGTGGTGGCGGCCATGCGGGCCCCGGCGCTGAACCTGTGCGACCGCCTGTCGCTGGGCGGTCTGACCGGTCTGCTGTCACGCAGCGCGCTGGTCATCTCGAACGATACGGGACCGCGCCACCTCGCCGGGGCGGTGGGAACTCCCACGGTGGGCATCTACTGGTGCGGCAACGTCATCAATGCCGCGCCCGTGACGGCCGCGCGGCACGCGGTGCTGTTCTCGTGGCAGCTGTACTGCCCCGTGTGCGGCACCGACACCACTCGCAGTCGCTGCGAGCACGACGTGTCCTTTGTGGCCGACGTCCGGGTCGAGGACGTCCTCGAGGAGGCGTTCGCGCTGCTCGAACGCAGCGGGCAGGACGCCCACCCGATCGGAGGGCCGGGTTCCTCGCGCTGA
- a CDS encoding glycosyltransferase family 2 protein codes for MLDVLIPTCNRPAALAVTLTSLNAQTVGRFRVIVSDQSDVPVSESGEVRAAIRVLEAHGCMVEVLRHLPRRGMAEQRQFLLDQARAPYALFLDDDLILEPWVLGQMLEAIRAEGCGFVGSAVIGLSYRNDVRPHQQAVTFWEGPVQPETVRPGTPQWERYTLHNAANLYHVQRRLRLSPDATRPYKVAWVGGCVLYDTARLRQVGGFSFWRELPAEHAGEDVLAQLRVMARFGGCGLMPSGVYHQELPTTVRNREVDAPRVLEVEV; via the coding sequence ATGCTCGACGTTCTGATTCCGACTTGCAACCGCCCGGCGGCGCTCGCGGTCACGCTGACCTCGCTGAATGCCCAGACCGTGGGCCGTTTCCGGGTGATCGTTTCTGACCAGAGCGATGTTCCGGTCAGCGAGTCCGGGGAGGTGCGCGCCGCGATCCGTGTTCTCGAGGCGCACGGCTGCATGGTGGAGGTCCTGCGGCACCTGCCCCGCCGCGGCATGGCCGAGCAGCGCCAGTTCCTGCTCGACCAGGCCCGGGCGCCGTATGCGCTGTTTCTCGACGACGACCTGATCCTCGAGCCCTGGGTGCTCGGCCAGATGCTGGAGGCCATCCGCGCCGAGGGCTGCGGCTTCGTGGGGAGCGCGGTGATCGGGTTGTCGTACCGGAACGACGTGCGTCCCCACCAGCAGGCGGTGACCTTCTGGGAAGGGCCGGTGCAGCCCGAGACCGTGCGGCCCGGCACTCCACAGTGGGAGCGCTACACGCTGCACAACGCCGCCAATCTCTACCACGTACAGCGCCGCCTGCGCCTCTCCCCGGACGCTACCCGGCCCTACAAGGTCGCCTGGGTGGGCGGCTGCGTGCTGTACGACACGGCCCGGCTCCGACAGGTCGGAGGATTTTCGTTCTGGCGCGAACTGCCTGCCGAGCACGCCGGAGAGGACGTGCTGGCGCAACTGCGGGTGATGGCGCGGTTCGGCGGCTGCGGGCTGATGCCCTCGGGCGTGTATCACCAGGAACTGCCGACCACCGTCCGCAACCGTGAGGTCGATGCGCCCCGGGTGCTGGAGGTCGAGGTATGA